In Gimesia benthica, a single window of DNA contains:
- a CDS encoding flagellar export protein FliJ: MKKFRFQFESVLKMRRHKRSLCRQLLGEILQADQRLVEESRRLDALRQEQIQEIRQRQEPGRLDIDAGANLRSYVGQLQAQLRTVQANRRLLEKQLTACRQALAKAEQEVKAMEKLSDKHREAFQFAQIRKESLELEETWAATQQSGGLR; this comes from the coding sequence ATGAAAAAATTTCGCTTTCAATTTGAATCTGTTCTGAAAATGCGACGGCATAAACGCAGTCTCTGCCGTCAGCTGCTCGGGGAGATTCTGCAGGCTGATCAGCGTCTGGTCGAGGAGTCTCGGCGCCTGGATGCACTCCGGCAGGAACAGATTCAGGAGATCCGGCAGCGACAGGAACCGGGACGCTTAGACATCGATGCCGGTGCGAACCTGCGTTCTTACGTGGGACAGTTGCAGGCACAGTTACGGACGGTTCAGGCCAATCGCCGGCTTTTAGAAAAGCAGCTGACTGCCTGCAGACAGGCTCTGGCGAAAGCGGAGCAGGAAGTCAAGGCGATGGAAAAACTGTCAGACAAGCACCGCGAGGCATTTCAGTTTGCCCAGATCCGTAAAGAATCTCTGGAACTGGAAGAGACCTGGGCCGCGACACAACAGTCGGGAGGTCTTCGATGA
- a CDS encoding FliI/YscN family ATPase: MFDVSQQIKQILPFRLTGRVTRVVGLTASVSGFPAPLGAVCAIDRENGHAIEAEVVGFQDEETLLLPYEDLTGIRRGDRVSLIQSVPAVAVGDEILGRVLDGRGRCIDGKNQAMLAERANLKAKPISPLDRPRIDTPLSTGIRTIDGLLTCGKGQRLGIFAGSGVGKSTLMGQMARQSSADVNVVCLVGERGREVREFLDRDLGPEGLSRSVVIVATSDEPALIRLRAAHLAAAVSEYFRDCGKDVLLMMDSVTRYALAQREIGLAAGEPPATRGYPPSVFSLLPKLLERSGRTDSGSITGFYTVLVEADDANEPISDTVRGILDGHIMLSRKLAHESHWPAIDVLQSISRSMNDITSPSHQAAASKLKKLMAAYQQSEDLISIGAYQTGSNAEVDLAIKLRPIWNEFLRQGNTENSNFDLATQGLANLTARMEQLKPMHAEGPEAAADVMSPAEAAGNLN; the protein is encoded by the coding sequence ATGTTTGATGTATCCCAGCAGATAAAACAGATTTTGCCCTTTCGCCTGACCGGCAGGGTGACCCGTGTCGTGGGACTGACGGCTTCAGTCTCCGGATTTCCGGCACCGCTGGGGGCAGTTTGCGCCATCGATCGGGAGAATGGTCACGCCATCGAAGCGGAGGTGGTCGGCTTCCAGGATGAAGAAACGCTTTTACTGCCTTACGAAGATCTGACCGGAATTCGTCGTGGAGACCGTGTGTCACTGATTCAGTCGGTCCCTGCCGTGGCGGTGGGAGATGAAATTCTGGGACGTGTCCTCGATGGACGCGGACGTTGTATCGATGGCAAAAACCAGGCGATGCTTGCGGAACGGGCCAATCTGAAGGCGAAGCCTATTTCGCCCCTGGATCGTCCGCGAATCGATACACCCTTGAGCACAGGTATTCGGACCATTGATGGATTACTCACCTGTGGCAAAGGTCAAAGGCTGGGGATCTTTGCGGGCAGTGGTGTTGGAAAAAGTACCTTGATGGGACAGATGGCCCGCCAGAGTTCTGCGGACGTGAATGTGGTCTGCCTGGTGGGTGAGCGAGGCCGTGAAGTCCGAGAGTTTCTGGATCGCGACCTGGGCCCGGAAGGACTGTCCCGTAGTGTGGTCATTGTGGCAACGAGTGACGAACCGGCGTTGATTCGTCTGCGCGCCGCGCATCTGGCAGCCGCCGTCTCGGAATACTTCCGCGATTGTGGCAAGGATGTGCTGCTGATGATGGACAGCGTGACCCGCTATGCCCTGGCACAACGGGAAATCGGCCTGGCGGCCGGTGAGCCTCCGGCGACCCGTGGCTATCCACCCAGCGTGTTTTCCCTCCTGCCTAAACTGCTGGAACGGAGTGGTCGGACCGATTCAGGAAGTATTACCGGTTTCTACACCGTGCTCGTTGAAGCCGACGATGCGAATGAGCCGATTTCTGATACCGTGCGCGGGATTCTGGATGGCCATATCATGCTGTCGCGTAAACTGGCTCACGAATCTCACTGGCCTGCGATTGATGTATTGCAGAGTATCAGTCGTTCGATGAATGACATTACTTCACCGTCTCATCAGGCGGCCGCGTCAAAACTGAAAAAACTGATGGCCGCTTATCAGCAGTCTGAAGATTTGATTTCGATTGGCGCCTATCAGACGGGCTCGAATGCGGAAGTTGACCTGGCGATTAAACTGCGACCAATCTGGAATGAATTCCTGCGGCAGGGGAATACTGAAAACTCGAACTTTGACCTGGCAACCCAGGGGCTGGCCAATCTGACTGCACGGATGGAACAGCTCAAACCGATGCATGCAGAAGGTCCTGAAGCAGCTGCAGACGTAATGTCTCCGGCTGAGGCGGCGGGCAATCTGAACTGA
- a CDS encoding FliH/SctL family protein: MAELETAKLLKAEAFRALGSKVAYSFNDIEKRCEDYIQKVRDQTRQMILDAQQEAEQIRQTAYQEGHQQGLTEAQMEQEQLVQTRAEQRASQMVQEQLGTVYPAMQQAVEALQHERVNWRQIWDKSAVEICLGIAEKVIRAELNAKPESVRPMMSEALKLASGTQQIRFHLNPVDVEHLGQNTRTFISNLTGCQSCEIIEDETISPGGCIVETQHGTIDATLETQLERISEELIIQNQE; this comes from the coding sequence ATGGCGGAACTGGAAACAGCAAAACTGTTAAAAGCAGAAGCCTTTCGAGCATTGGGTTCGAAGGTGGCTTACAGTTTTAACGACATCGAAAAACGATGCGAAGACTACATTCAGAAGGTGCGCGACCAGACGCGCCAGATGATTCTGGATGCGCAGCAGGAAGCGGAACAAATCAGACAGACTGCCTACCAGGAAGGTCATCAACAGGGGTTGACCGAAGCACAAATGGAACAGGAGCAACTGGTACAGACCCGGGCCGAGCAACGGGCCAGCCAGATGGTTCAGGAGCAGCTGGGAACCGTTTATCCCGCGATGCAGCAGGCCGTGGAAGCCTTGCAGCACGAACGTGTGAACTGGAGACAGATCTGGGATAAGAGTGCCGTCGAAATCTGCCTGGGGATTGCCGAGAAGGTGATCCGCGCGGAACTGAATGCGAAGCCTGAGTCGGTGCGTCCCATGATGAGTGAGGCGCTGAAGCTTGCTTCCGGCACGCAGCAGATTCGCTTTCATCTGAATCCTGTCGATGTCGAACATCTGGGGCAGAACACCAGAACTTTCATCAGTAATTTAACCGGCTGTCAGAGCTGTGAGATCATAGAGGACGAAACAATTTCTCCCGGTGGTTGTATTGTCGAGACGCAGCACGGCACGATTGACGCGACCCTGGAAACGCAACTCGAGCGAATTTCAGAGGAACTGATCATTCAGAATCAGGAATAG
- the fliG gene encoding flagellar motor switch protein FliG, whose product MDDLQKAAVLLLSLDKPLAAEVLSLMSKDDVEKVTMMIARMQDVTKEQQSSVLNEFTSLSGEQTNMERGGLDAVNELLEQSLGKEGAGSILDSINQTMNSVPFGFLQKSGAANLLTFIIEEHPQTIAMIMSHLPSNLAAEVLAGLPSNKQMDVIKRIANMEQTSPEVIRDVEKSLEHRMKNTFSQGTEKAGGVELVAEILNVTDRMTNKGILENMDQETPDLADEIRRLMFVFDDLVKLDNKAIQALLKEVDTNQWAVALKGASEEIKQKVLSNLSQRAADMLREEMEYLGPIKVSDVEAVQQQIVDSVRRLEDAGEIEVASGSESEQYIT is encoded by the coding sequence ATGGATGATCTCCAAAAAGCAGCTGTGCTGTTACTGAGTCTGGACAAACCGCTGGCTGCAGAGGTCTTAAGTCTGATGTCCAAAGATGATGTCGAAAAAGTGACAATGATGATTGCCCGGATGCAGGATGTCACCAAAGAGCAGCAGTCCAGCGTATTGAACGAGTTCACTTCTCTCAGTGGTGAGCAGACCAATATGGAACGTGGTGGTCTGGATGCGGTGAATGAACTGCTGGAACAGTCGCTGGGGAAAGAAGGCGCCGGTTCGATTCTGGACAGCATCAATCAGACGATGAACTCGGTTCCTTTCGGATTTTTACAGAAGTCCGGAGCAGCGAACCTGCTGACTTTTATCATCGAAGAACATCCACAGACCATTGCCATGATCATGTCGCATCTGCCCAGTAACCTCGCGGCAGAAGTACTGGCAGGGCTCCCTTCCAACAAGCAGATGGATGTGATCAAGCGGATTGCCAATATGGAGCAGACCAGTCCGGAGGTCATTCGTGACGTTGAGAAGAGTCTGGAACATCGAATGAAGAATACATTCAGCCAGGGGACAGAAAAGGCGGGTGGCGTGGAACTGGTGGCTGAAATCCTGAACGTAACCGACCGGATGACCAACAAGGGGATTCTGGAAAATATGGATCAGGAAACACCCGATCTGGCAGACGAGATCAGAAGACTGATGTTCGTCTTTGATGACCTGGTCAAACTGGACAACAAGGCCATTCAGGCTCTGCTCAAAGAGGTTGATACCAACCAGTGGGCGGTGGCTCTCAAGGGAGCTTCCGAAGAGATCAAGCAGAAGGTGCTCAGCAATCTGTCACAACGGGCGGCTGACATGCTGCGGGAAGAAATGGAATACCTGGGGCCGATCAAGGTCAGCGATGTCGAAGCCGTTCAGCAACAGATTGTCGACAGCGTGCGGCGGCTTGAAGATGCCGGTGAGATTGAAGTCGCCTCAGGAAGCGAAAGCGAACAGTACATTACCTGA
- the fliE gene encoding flagellar hook-basal body complex protein FliE: MTNSISHIGNAFVPGIPPTGIQEAGTANPSGGPSFKELMLDSLHNANQIQLDSQQAIEKGLLGGDITQAEVFTSVKKADLALKMMVQMRNKLLEAYNEVQRMQL, from the coding sequence ATGACGAATTCCATCAGTCATATCGGAAATGCATTTGTGCCGGGGATTCCCCCGACGGGCATTCAGGAAGCAGGCACTGCCAACCCATCGGGCGGTCCTTCCTTCAAGGAACTGATGCTTGACTCACTGCATAACGCCAATCAGATTCAGCTGGACTCGCAACAGGCTATTGAAAAAGGACTGCTGGGAGGCGATATCACCCAGGCGGAAGTCTTCACCTCAGTGAAGAAAGCGGATCTGGCCCTGAAGATGATGGTGCAGATGCGAAATAAGCTGCTGGAAGCATACAACGAAGTGCAGCGGATGCAGCTCTGA
- the flgC gene encoding flagellar basal body rod protein FlgC yields the protein MFKGIDISSSALVAQRQRMNTIAGNIAAVNVSYDPASDKEPYYRRIVTFQADTESLDQEKTGVGVQYHVKIDTDTPLRKTYDPGHPHADQDGNVTYPNIDMVNEFVNAMEAGRSYEANISAMQMSKEMFNTSLRILA from the coding sequence ATGTTTAAGGGAATTGATATCAGCAGCAGTGCTCTGGTGGCACAGCGTCAGAGAATGAACACAATTGCAGGTAATATCGCTGCGGTAAATGTGTCTTATGATCCTGCCAGCGACAAAGAGCCTTATTATCGGCGGATTGTGACCTTCCAGGCGGATACGGAGAGCCTGGACCAGGAGAAGACGGGAGTCGGTGTTCAATATCATGTAAAAATTGATACAGACACACCTTTAAGAAAAACGTATGATCCCGGCCATCCTCACGCAGACCAGGATGGGAATGTTACCTATCCTAACATTGATATGGTCAACGAGTTCGTCAACGCCATGGAGGCAGGACGTTCATACGAGGCCAATATTTCCGCAATGCAGATGTCGAAAGAAATGTTTAATACATCGTTGCGGATTCTGGCGTGA
- a CDS encoding flagellar basal body rod protein FlgB — protein sequence MLDQILNSNSLPLLEKMAAFSERRQEVLAGNIANIDTPGYKMRDLPVAEFRQALQEAVQLQEKLAQPANRSSLSMPVTLGETRNPETELQRLFPRSLYEARETSPQNLTFNDDNNRSIEAQVMHMTKNSLMQQFAVETMMAQMNQLLTVISERA from the coding sequence ATGTTAGATCAGATTCTGAATTCGAATTCGTTGCCACTGCTGGAGAAAATGGCCGCGTTCTCAGAGCGTCGGCAGGAAGTTCTGGCGGGAAATATCGCGAATATTGATACCCCCGGGTACAAGATGCGCGATCTGCCTGTGGCCGAATTTCGGCAGGCATTGCAGGAAGCCGTTCAGTTGCAGGAAAAGCTGGCTCAGCCTGCCAACCGTTCGTCACTGTCGATGCCGGTGACGCTGGGAGAAACACGAAACCCGGAAACAGAGCTGCAGAGACTGTTTCCGCGGAGTCTGTACGAGGCCCGGGAAACGTCGCCTCAGAATCTGACCTTTAATGATGATAATAATCGGAGCATTGAAGCACAGGTGATGCATATGACCAAAAACTCGCTGATGCAGCAGTTTGCGGTTGAGACCATGATGGCTCAGATGAATCAGCTGTTAACGGTAATCTCTGAAAGAGCTTAA
- a CDS encoding sigma-54-dependent transcriptional regulator: MIHQVASRGVIQVVSEDRIRRLEICTQLSNLGYTVVPLAEIVLSPAPQHSEADVCVLLDAKGIAEYAFKAETLPEQSLIPVLFYPAFTAGQTRDARQAGGTGSLAGMVPFAELKPEDSLESIGRLLDSAIRYSRLSRKCTGLIQELNTRSTRKLIGYSQAIQNLRDRIADTIHLLTPVLVQGAPGTELALVAEMIHDAMFLETRPFIKVNCSSLTIENVERELLGYFTDEQSSYTDEPKWNPGRLEQAEGGTLVLDQMQLASLPVQSAILKIVERNEYLSPEDGLLKKLNCRLLTLSHVPLTELVAQNQFKRKLASVLGETTISVPRLNDRREDLALLTEYLLSEVARSEGTVPKLLTLDGLETLKRHNWTGDVQELRNLLQHVSRVDNGPRLDAASLQPWIGSEALADPEAMVGMTLREMEQKLIESTFARCGGNRENTAQMLDIGLRTLSGKLRSYGYPPRGGPDSKRNFTVRRAA, encoded by the coding sequence ATGATTCATCAGGTAGCATCACGCGGCGTGATACAGGTCGTATCCGAAGATCGGATCCGCCGACTGGAAATCTGTACGCAGTTGTCAAATCTGGGCTACACGGTCGTGCCGCTGGCAGAGATTGTACTTTCTCCCGCACCACAGCACTCCGAGGCAGATGTTTGTGTATTGCTCGATGCGAAAGGGATTGCTGAGTACGCCTTCAAGGCAGAGACACTCCCCGAGCAGAGCTTGATCCCGGTACTGTTTTATCCCGCTTTCACAGCCGGACAGACACGTGACGCCCGGCAAGCAGGCGGAACGGGGAGTCTGGCTGGTATGGTTCCCTTTGCAGAACTGAAGCCGGAAGACTCGCTGGAAAGTATCGGCCGTCTGCTCGATTCCGCGATCAGATATTCTCGCCTGTCGCGAAAGTGTACCGGACTGATTCAGGAACTGAATACGCGATCTACGCGTAAGCTGATCGGTTACAGTCAGGCGATCCAGAATCTGCGCGACCGGATTGCCGACACAATTCATCTGCTGACTCCCGTTTTGGTGCAGGGCGCTCCGGGGACGGAATTAGCACTGGTAGCAGAGATGATTCATGATGCCATGTTTCTGGAGACGCGACCTTTTATCAAAGTGAACTGCAGCAGCCTCACGATTGAAAATGTCGAGCGGGAACTGCTGGGATATTTTACTGATGAGCAGAGCAGCTACACCGATGAGCCCAAGTGGAACCCCGGTCGCCTCGAGCAGGCGGAAGGGGGAACCCTGGTACTGGATCAGATGCAGCTTGCCTCTCTGCCGGTGCAGTCAGCGATTCTGAAAATTGTGGAACGGAATGAGTATCTCTCTCCCGAAGACGGTCTGCTCAAAAAACTCAACTGCCGACTGTTGACGTTAAGTCATGTTCCACTGACCGAACTGGTTGCTCAAAATCAGTTCAAACGCAAACTGGCATCAGTGCTGGGTGAGACGACGATTTCGGTTCCGCGGTTGAATGATCGCAGGGAAGATCTGGCATTGCTCACGGAATACCTGTTGAGCGAAGTTGCCCGCAGCGAGGGGACTGTTCCCAAGCTGCTGACACTGGATGGCCTGGAAACCCTGAAGCGGCACAACTGGACTGGCGATGTGCAGGAGCTGCGAAACCTGCTTCAGCATGTCAGTCGTGTAGACAATGGTCCTCGCCTGGATGCTGCCAGCCTGCAGCCCTGGATTGGATCCGAGGCATTGGCAGATCCCGAGGCAATGGTCGGTATGACCTTGCGGGAAATGGAACAGAAGTTGATTGAAAGTACATTTGCCCGCTGCGGGGGCAATCGTGAAAATACGGCCCAGATGCTGGACATCGGCTTGAGAACGCTTTCGGGAAAACTGAGATCGTACGGTTATCCGCCACGGGGAGGCCCAGATTCAAAACGGAACTTCACGGTCCGGCGTGCAGCCTGA
- a CDS encoding tetratricopeptide repeat protein — translation MKSTCFGKAHLLYMTGEYEDAIKSYHDAVNRYPQCTEVLIAYMKMSGCYESLGKKNEAKSMLEQAKIILKQMPDKVFDSRDSNLGREEWNRWLDWSRELRYSNQQATTAKTGNGA, via the coding sequence TTGAAATCAACCTGTTTCGGCAAAGCGCATCTGCTGTACATGACGGGTGAGTACGAAGACGCGATTAAATCGTATCACGATGCCGTCAATCGCTATCCACAATGCACGGAAGTGTTGATTGCCTATATGAAAATGTCAGGCTGCTATGAAAGCCTGGGTAAAAAAAATGAAGCTAAGAGCATGCTGGAGCAGGCCAAGATTATCCTGAAACAGATGCCCGATAAAGTGTTTGATTCCCGGGACAGTAACCTCGGGCGTGAGGAATGGAATCGCTGGCTGGACTGGTCGCGGGAGTTGCGCTATTCCAATCAGCAGGCGACCACCGCCAAAACTGGAAATGGTGCCTGA
- a CDS encoding tetratricopeptide repeat protein codes for MAEETSKQPESEADPQSSAVTAEAEVTEAGASVGEDGSRTLPQRLLQFVSSRWKLVGIAASVLVLLTIYLMSGSSEPEKTPQEILAESLELLEDREDPKSWTIAQDLAYSLKKQEYQDPDFPGALYYIFGVVAFRNAEDLTGESQDHQYLIASRYLKEAERRAIIQKHRPEWCFAYGSSLYQLGSTKLSRPLLEEAVETWPHGKLKASMMLTDIYLDHKADAELQKAFKLNSVALQSDNLNPVTQDRLYLQRAQIMLAQGKNDLAEEVLTKVQQQDSVNQVTLVFQAQTLMAEGKYQEALTILAPVKDNLGLDRKFSRQASYLMGLCAESLDDEEAAIGFYEQTTHRYAGTHEGLAAYLHLAELLRKNGRTEEALIAYRTALRSVSSPEDFRNRWISLEGFRKYVLDAWNDWVDEAKIKNGVTYFSAAIQLSEYLPPLLPEVQARELAANANRRWAEYLERSYEQTTVSERERLKHELQDHWIQSGKAYYELARRLKTTDRYGEILSISAEHFQKGQDYETALKVLTRFININPDEKMPQALVRRGEILLELDQLDEAISHFERVMTNYPTDVAAFQAKYLLGVAHLEQDQLEQAQGVWKDILENSNLTPQAKQWSDSLFALGKLNFHLGKIAGKKPQTAGGTIQGEKSTAQPGPYFYFEESTRRLREYVNRYPESEKVHEARFLLARALQNLADEPLQEMKTARTENARQELQRKQYRFLNMAIEQLQSLNRDLRRLESQDRLDPSVSDC; via the coding sequence ATGGCAGAAGAAACAAGCAAACAACCAGAATCCGAAGCAGATCCGCAATCCTCAGCGGTGACTGCTGAGGCTGAAGTTACCGAAGCTGGTGCTTCAGTCGGGGAAGATGGTTCGCGCACTCTACCTCAACGCCTGCTGCAGTTTGTCAGTTCGCGCTGGAAGCTGGTTGGGATCGCTGCTTCGGTTCTCGTGCTGTTGACCATCTACCTGATGAGTGGATCCAGCGAGCCGGAGAAAACGCCTCAGGAGATTCTGGCCGAATCGCTGGAACTGCTGGAAGATCGCGAAGATCCAAAGTCGTGGACGATCGCGCAGGACCTGGCTTACTCGCTCAAGAAACAGGAGTATCAGGACCCGGATTTTCCTGGAGCCTTGTACTACATTTTTGGAGTGGTTGCCTTTCGGAATGCGGAAGATCTGACAGGAGAGTCCCAGGATCATCAATACCTGATTGCCAGTCGATACCTCAAGGAAGCGGAACGCAGAGCCATCATTCAAAAGCACCGCCCCGAATGGTGCTTCGCGTATGGCTCCAGTCTGTATCAGCTCGGTTCGACGAAACTGTCGCGACCGTTGCTTGAAGAAGCGGTCGAGACCTGGCCGCATGGTAAACTCAAAGCATCCATGATGCTGACCGATATCTACCTGGATCACAAAGCGGACGCGGAACTGCAGAAAGCATTCAAATTGAACTCCGTAGCGCTGCAGTCAGACAATCTAAACCCCGTGACGCAGGATCGCCTCTACCTGCAACGTGCTCAGATCATGCTGGCCCAGGGGAAAAATGATCTGGCTGAGGAAGTGCTGACGAAGGTGCAGCAGCAGGACTCGGTCAACCAGGTGACTCTCGTCTTCCAGGCGCAGACGTTGATGGCTGAGGGTAAGTATCAAGAAGCATTAACCATCCTGGCCCCAGTCAAAGATAACCTGGGACTGGACCGCAAGTTTTCCCGGCAGGCATCCTATCTGATGGGGCTGTGTGCGGAATCGTTGGATGATGAAGAGGCGGCAATCGGCTTTTATGAGCAGACTACCCACCGCTATGCGGGGACCCATGAAGGGCTGGCTGCGTATCTGCATCTGGCCGAGTTGCTCCGCAAAAATGGACGTACTGAAGAAGCGTTAATCGCCTACAGGACGGCACTGCGGTCAGTCAGCAGTCCGGAAGATTTTCGTAATCGCTGGATCAGTCTGGAAGGATTTCGCAAGTACGTGCTCGACGCCTGGAATGACTGGGTTGATGAAGCAAAAATCAAAAATGGTGTGACCTATTTCAGTGCCGCAATTCAGTTGTCCGAATATCTGCCCCCCCTGTTGCCTGAGGTGCAGGCACGCGAACTGGCTGCGAATGCCAATCGGCGGTGGGCGGAATATCTTGAACGCAGCTACGAACAGACGACCGTCAGTGAGCGGGAGAGACTGAAGCATGAACTACAGGACCACTGGATTCAAAGTGGTAAAGCATATTATGAACTGGCCCGCCGTCTGAAAACGACGGATCGTTACGGAGAGATTCTGTCCATTTCTGCAGAGCATTTTCAGAAAGGTCAGGATTATGAAACTGCACTTAAAGTGCTGACCCGGTTTATCAATATCAACCCGGATGAAAAAATGCCACAGGCACTGGTTCGTCGTGGGGAAATTCTGCTGGAACTGGATCAACTGGATGAAGCCATCAGTCATTTTGAACGGGTGATGACGAACTACCCCACCGATGTGGCTGCGTTCCAGGCAAAGTATCTGCTGGGCGTCGCACACCTGGAGCAGGATCAGCTCGAACAGGCTCAGGGGGTCTGGAAAGACATTCTGGAGAACAGCAATTTAACACCTCAGGCGAAACAATGGTCGGATTCTCTGTTTGCACTGGGCAAGCTGAATTTTCACCTTGGGAAGATTGCGGGTAAAAAGCCCCAGACGGCAGGTGGCACAATACAAGGTGAGAAGTCAACCGCACAGCCGGGGCCCTATTTTTACTTTGAGGAATCGACGAGACGACTGCGGGAATACGTAAATCGATACCCGGAATCAGAAAAGGTGCATGAGGCACGGTTCCTGCTTGCCCGGGCTTTGCAGAATCTGGCGGATGAACCCTTGCAGGAGATGAAGACTGCCCGAACCGAAAACGCCCGCCAGGAACTGCAGCGGAAACAGTATCGTTTTTTGAATATGGCGATTGAACAGTTACAGAGTCTGAATCGCGATCTGCGCCGTCTCGAGAGTCAGGATCGCCTTGATCCCTCGGTAAGCGACTGTTGA
- a CDS encoding peptidoglycan D,D-transpeptidase FtsI family protein: MKSGISQSRISWRSWSLIVLVVFAWLVISGRLVYLQYVGHQQFKTVVARQQVFKEKIPSRPGDILDRNGRLLATTIVTNSLYVVPQRLKGNQNVIPVCEALGLDQGHFLKRLKQNDDKLFLWVKRRLSDVELKKIRALNLADDAWGFRQEYRRQYPQGTLAAHALGLRDIDGKGQGGLEEAFDHMICGQDGYRFLVRDAHGRVIEVRNDSRVAPRNGETLVVSLDSIIQLYTERELQGIVKDWKPKSACAIVMDVKTCEVLALASVPTFDLNHPEEIRETAWKNTAIASIYEPGSTLKPFIVAAALEKGLISKDEEFDCEYGEYRMGKRLLHDHHSYGMLSVTDILVKSSNIGMAKIGERLTNAGLYEAVTAFGFGQKTGIQLPGELTGIVRPLKSWNIYSTGSVPMGQEIAVTPIQLITAHVALANQGKLLNPRLIRDQIDHNYFPRSEDEPAQVRPLVSTPLVSPEVADWLVQVPMLETVERGTGRRAKLDEYKVFGKTGTAQKPDPKTGAYSSQLHVSSFMCGAPAHDPRVLVLVVVNEPSVGENHYGGTIAGPPAAEILRKTLLYLHEPFDGSGSRFEERSASRVRNILR, translated from the coding sequence TTGAAATCCGGTATCTCTCAATCTCGAATCAGCTGGCGGAGCTGGAGCCTGATCGTACTGGTGGTCTTTGCCTGGCTGGTCATTTCCGGACGGCTGGTTTATCTGCAGTACGTCGGGCATCAGCAGTTCAAAACAGTGGTTGCCCGTCAGCAGGTGTTCAAAGAAAAAATACCGTCCCGTCCCGGCGATATCCTGGATCGCAACGGACGCCTGCTGGCAACGACAATTGTCACAAACAGTCTCTACGTGGTTCCCCAGCGGTTGAAGGGGAATCAGAATGTGATTCCGGTTTGCGAAGCTCTGGGGCTGGATCAGGGGCACTTTCTCAAACGGCTGAAACAGAACGACGACAAACTGTTCCTGTGGGTCAAGCGGCGTCTGTCGGATGTGGAACTGAAGAAAATCCGTGCACTGAATCTGGCTGATGATGCCTGGGGCTTTCGTCAGGAATATCGCAGACAGTATCCACAGGGGACATTAGCGGCCCATGCACTGGGATTACGTGATATCGACGGCAAAGGGCAGGGAGGACTGGAAGAAGCCTTCGATCACATGATCTGTGGACAGGATGGCTATCGGTTCCTGGTCCGCGATGCTCATGGTCGGGTGATTGAGGTCCGCAATGATTCACGGGTGGCGCCGCGGAATGGCGAAACGCTGGTTGTCTCACTGGATTCAATCATTCAACTGTATACCGAACGTGAGTTGCAGGGGATCGTCAAAGACTGGAAACCCAAAAGTGCCTGTGCCATCGTGATGGATGTTAAAACATGCGAAGTACTGGCGCTGGCTTCTGTGCCGACCTTTGATCTGAATCATCCGGAAGAGATCAGAGAAACTGCCTGGAAAAATACCGCGATTGCTTCCATATATGAGCCAGGTTCAACGCTCAAGCCGTTTATCGTTGCTGCCGCTCTGGAGAAAGGGCTGATCAGTAAGGATGAAGAATTCGATTGTGAATACGGCGAATACCGCATGGGTAAGCGTCTGCTGCATGATCATCACAGTTATGGCATGTTAAGCGTGACAGATATTCTGGTGAAATCCAGTAATATCGGGATGGCGAAAATCGGGGAGCGTTTAACGAACGCGGGATTGTATGAAGCGGTAACGGCTTTTGGCTTTGGTCAGAAGACAGGCATTCAACTGCCCGGTGAGTTGACGGGGATCGTCAGGCCCCTGAAATCCTGGAATATCTATTCAACCGGTTCGGTGCCGATGGGGCAGGAAATCGCTGTCACACCAATTCAATTGATCACCGCCCATGTGGCCCTGGCCAATCAGGGGAAACTGCTCAATCCCCGGCTGATTCGTGACCAGATCGACCACAACTACTTTCCCCGTTCCGAGGATGAGCCCGCTCAGGTGCGTCCGCTGGTTTCAACTCCACTGGTCTCACCTGAGGTGGCAGACTGGTTGGTCCAGGTTCCCATGCTGGAAACGGTTGAGCGTGGAACGGGACGACGGGCGAAACTGGACGAATATAAGGTCTTTGGGAAAACGGGAACCGCTCAGAAACCGGATCCGAAAACGGGTGCATACTCCTCGCAGTTGCACGTCAGTTCTTTCATGTGTGGTGCGCCGGCTCACGATCCGCGGGTGCTCGTTCTGGTGGTCGTTAATGAACCATCGGTCGGAGAAAACCACTACGGCGGCACAATTGCTGGCCCCCCTGCAGCTGAGATTCTGAGAAAAACCCTCTTGTACCTCCACGAGCCGTTCGACGGATCGGGGTCACGCTTTGAGGAACGGTCTGCCAGCCGGGTACGTAATATTCTGCGTTAA